Within the Halichoerus grypus chromosome 2, mHalGry1.hap1.1, whole genome shotgun sequence genome, the region TAACAACAACTTTAGGGTAGGTTATTTTCTTGGCCTGGGACAACTGAGCtccataataaaaagcaaaaaaaatttcattcaattTACCTAGAAGATGTGCATGTGGGTGTGGGGGTAGTGGTGGGAAGCAAGGTAAACTCTTTCGTGTGAACTGAAGGTGAGAATTGATCATTTAGTCATACTGTTCCCAGTGCCATAATCCTTGTTCTACTTCCCTTTACCTTTAAAGCAGAATTGAGATCCTTGAGTTTTGTCTGTCATATTTTTCAAGCTCCCCCTGAGCTGAATTATGGGCATGATTCATATCTGTCTCTCCTCCCAGGCTCTTCTCACATACCCATTTCCTCTCAGGCGTATTTTCAGATCACTCCCCATTCTCCGTAAGCTGTGAACTGTTGTGGGCGCGCACTGCCTGCTTTCACTTCTGCTGGGACCACTGCTGTACACTTCTGTTTCCTTCAAGCCTCACTCACTGCAGCCTATTTTGAATGGGACTCTAGCTCACTCAGGGGGGGGTCAGGGATGTTTAATGAGCTGTCATTACTGAAATCTAACACACTCAAATCTCTCGTGTAACTGAAAACCCAGGATGTTGCTTAGCTTACAAGCTACAGGCTAGGGAACTCACTGTATCATAATAAGAACATGAGCTTTGTACCTTCAGAAGAtaactaaattataaatttaaacttTAGATCCTGTCACTTCATTGATTAAACCCTCAAATATTTCTGCGACTACCTGTTGTCATTAATTTTACCTAGTTTTATGCATTCCATTTCACCGTGTTTCTCAGCACATTTCTCAGCCCTTTACCAAAGCTATCCTCCAATCATGATTATAAACTGACAGTACCTTAGAATGATGATGTTTGATGATTTTACTACTGAGCAGCAAGTAATCTATATAGTTCCTGTCTCATAAACAAATTGCTTAGACTTTTTCAGCTAACCTTTTGTCTCAAAACTGTGTCCTTATTTCAGAGTGGATCagccttcatttaaaaatacagcaacTGAATAACAAGACTGTAAGGGACCTACCTGAGGTCACACAACTCGTAGTCAAGGCTAGAAGTTCTCTTCCTATGCTGCTTGTCTTTCATCTATGTCATCCATCTTCTTCTTGCTTctctggaaagaaaagaacatcgCAGACAGTCATCTTCCCATTCATCCACCTGACTCAGACCTCTGTGCTTCAGGATTTTCCTCTGCCACCACCATGCCCCACCCTTCAATCATTCCATTTCAGAGACAATCGGACTGGCTTCTTTGCAGGACCTTGACAGCACTGACCTCCACAGGCATGGCATGAATTCCAGGAGCACTTGCAGCCTTTTCCAGACATTTGGTACTCTCAGTATCCTATCTGGATAGTTATTTACATCTTCATAAATAATGTATCTGTCTGCCTAACTGCAAAGTCAAGGCCCTTGAGGACACACTACAGATTTATATAATTTGTTGCATTCCCCACCATGCCTAAATGCCTATCACTATGCATATGATAGATGTTTCACAAATATTAAAGAGGATGCTCATGACAATTCCATATGTAATTATATGCataacttatatgtatatattatgtataacaTGTGATATATACgtacatatacacaaataattttaattgtttattcttgagaataaaattacatttagtaCTGAAAAAACAGTAAGCGATACTGGCTCCCAAATACAGTGCTGCCTGTACAGAGACCTGAGCAGATTTCAACAAGTGTGTCTACgtgaaataaagcagggaagttatttcttgtattttgttgtgatttttgtgtttgttagAGCAATCACAGTATGGAACCAAAGAGATGAACCTGCATTTAGAGAGCTAACAATTTTTAGTAGACTCCTGAtgtgaaatgtttttattcaatTTACTTCCCCAGTGATGGCAAAGCTGAGGTCAAATTCTGCAACATTTGGAAAACCGATAAAACGTAAAGGCAATGTTTGTTGTAGAGTTCCAGGGCCAAAGGATTATGGGGCACAGAGTAACACTTCTATGGGTCAATGGACAACAGGGCCAGAGAAATGCAACTCATGTTTTTTATCTTGCCATGCCTTTAGCAAGGTTTTAGGAGTGATATTCTGCCCAAATTTCTCCTTTAAGGTATATGTGGGGATCTCTAAGGTGAAAAAAGGGTTAAGATAGGACTTCAGGgggcaaaatgtaaaaaaaggagAAGCTTTAGCTAAACAAAAgagagttgtttgtttgtttgttttgaccaTCAGGTATCTAAAGGTAAGCAACATTTACAGTTCTACCAGACTAAGACAGGCATGAACTGCCACATGGAAGCTGGGAATTTTGTAGGCAAAGGAGGAAACATGTTAGGAGAAGAGTATGTATTGCTACATAGACGAGGTACACCTTAAATGCTCCAAACAGGGATTTATGCAAAGCAAAAGTTTTGAAGCTGCCACGTGGTAGACAGGTACTATGTGAATAGAAGTTTGCATGCCTGAATGTGCACAAAATTCCCAAAGTAAAAATTTTAGCTTGGAATTGTAATCCAAGTCTTCTACTGCCCTAAGGAAAGGGTAATACTAAGAGCCTAATGTTCCAGAGCCCAGGAGTGGGTGGCTTTTGGACAGGACACTTCTAGCAGGATACTGGTGTCAGCTTACTCAGCACACCTCTAGTCCTCAAAATGTGTCAATAAAGGGCTAGACATTTGGGCCTTTGAAGCTTAAAATTACCATTCTGAAAGTAGCcaacaaaaattaataaactatGCCAACCTATAAAACATGAAACCACAGAAAGATATGGACACTCACATTGATACCCGTTCTATCCATTGAGTAGCAAAGagctaaaagaacaaaaaagccaGGAACTGTCACAAAAATCATTGATCTTCACGGTTCTGTTGTGTtagaaagcaaaatagaaaagttCACATTTGTGAGACTGGAAACAcgtgcacatacatatatagttaATGAGGTAGTATAAAGTGAGGAAATCTAGTTCCCCTACTTGGATAGAGTAGATGGGGTTTGGCACAATTCCATGGAAAAATAAAGTGACAAACATTTCAATATTCCTTATATAAGGTggtattagaaaaagaaattgtctGGGGCATAACCTGCCTTTCTCTTCAAGGAAACTCTCAGGGTACCAGGGTCAACATGAGACTTTGAATGGATAAAACTCCTGTattcttcttcaaatttttttggAAGTTGGTAGAGTAGAaagcataatttttttatatacataatacgGAGCTTAAAAGTTAAGCATGGCACAATGGCAAGGAAATGTATTTAATCTTATCTTCATATTTGgacttaaaatagaaaacaaactatTCTGGCCAGTTGCCCTGCACCAAAATCATATTCCATATTCTTCCCTAAAACCAGACATCAAATTCTAAAAGCCAAAAAGCCACCACTGACCTTAGACCCCAAAAAGAGCCCAGTAGGCTGAACATAAGCAGGCTGAACTATGTTTATATTCTTAGATCAAGTTTATTATGAGTTATAACCCCTGCATTTTATAGTAAGTTATCTCATGCATTTTATTATGAGTTACTTGGTATGGCTACTGGTCAGATCTGCGACAGGCATTTccatgagcaaaaaaaaaaaaaaaaaaaaaatagttgtttttctttaaccTTTCTGAACAACTCTGAGTCAAGACCAAGCCCAGGTTACCTGCTATTATTCAAGGAAATGCAATTCTAAAATATGACAGAACCGTGAACAGTTCAAAGGCCAACCTTTGAACCTTGTGCTTTGGGTGTTCAGAAGTCACTGATAGAATGCAAACACCCTTGCTAAGTCTATATCATCTTAGGCCTTATCAGCCGACAGCAAAGCTGTCTTCTACCTGTATTCAGATAGCCCTTTAATCAAGCcctaaagtataatttatatgtttttttataatttccttgttggtttaagtattttatatttgaaaaaaaagttatccGGGGTATTATCTGGAAAACTTGCTTAACCTTATAAAGTTGAATCAATATGGTCACTGAATTTTAGGAAGGATTAATGATCAAGCATATATAAAATACCAGATTTAAGTAAACCTCATATTTCCCAATACCAGGATGTATCctataaatgtcattattttgaattaagaATTAATGTTAACATTCCCAAATGTTTaagtgtttgatagaatttgcaaaaaaaaaaaaaaaaagtgtttattttcaacatttctttaaatttaaaataaagcttaCATTCATGGCCACCGGCAGACAGCAAAACTCTTATACAACTGCAGCCCAAGTTTAATACAGAGGTGGTGGTTTGGGATGGTGGCAAGTAAAGATGACAAGAAGCCAAAGAGAATCAAGAGAATCAGTATTTGCCTCTGAACAGTCAGCCTAACCCAAAGTTGAGACCTCACAAGTataaattccaaaaataaaaaagaataatcaagaaTATAATCAGGCTACctggagaaagacagagacatcagatcctgaaaaaaaaaaaggtgggaaggTATGGGAGCATCATAGTCACGAACAAAGGAAATCTGGCTCAGGAAAGAGATAAGGAAGCACCACAATATAAAGTAAccaatggaggggcgcctggatgactcagtaggttaagtgtctgccttccactcaggtcatgatcccaggggcctgggattgagccccacaaggggctccctgctcggcggggagtctgcttctccctctccccctcccccctgctcatgtgtgagctctctctctctctcttgctctcactctcgctctcactctcaaataaataaataaaatctctaaaaattaaaattaaagttaaaaaataaagttaaccaaTAGAAACAAGGGAAAATCACTGATTTGGATTGCATGTGCAAGAGATGCTGCCAGCACCCAGGCTACAGCTGTCACATTCTTCTATGCCTTGACCCAAGCTTGTGGTTAATTACTTGCTTAGCCAGCCTCCCTCTCCACAGGGTTTTGACAATCTCAGTGACTATCTGGTTTTTGCTCTCATTGGCACCAGTATGGGCTAAATAAAGTACTTATGTCTGGTCTGTCATCTAGCACGTGCTCAAAAAACATTCATTGGTTTTTATATCCTCTTAACTACAAAACAACAACCAAGGATCAGATATGTTTTCCTATTAATAattgaatgaatatatacatactaaaattccaaaaaatgtttttgaagagtAGAGTGTGAGGTTATATCTGAAAAGTTTTATAGATATCTTTGAGGGTTGAGCTCTTAAAACCACCTTGTCAACGAACCTTGGAGAACCAGAAGTGTGTATAAAACTCTTTATGATGCTAACAAGGTTCTGATTAGCTCCAAACCACTTACAGCCCAGGGGAAAAATTCTAGCTCTCCAGAGGCTTCTTCCCACATCCAAAGAACTTCAACTGTTCTTTGAGGTGACTTATGGTCACTGTTCTACTAGAAAGCTTCTTTTCAAATCTGTGCAGCGTGCTACTATGTCAAACTCTGAAATGCTGCATGTGCTAAAGTAAGTCAGAGATGACTGGCCagattaggggaaaaaatattgtGGGCAGGCAACCAGAGACAAATTTGGCAAGAAAGGATGTCAGTGGGGATTTCCAGAATCTCTACACTGAAGGATAGTGATACTGATCACAAATAATTTAGCAGTGAGTTAGTGAGGAGAATCCACCAGTGGCAGAAACTATAATACTTTTTAGGGAAAAAGGAGCTTAAGGACTATAAAAAACAAATGCCAAGAAGGTAACCTACAACCTACAACTATCAATTCTGCCATAGGgaaacaagggaaagaaaatgtttcataGAAAACCGCTTCACAACAAACACCAAAACTACTCTCCTGGCAAGGTCTTACCACAGATATTTTTCACCGATACAATTTCACAGATATCTAACTCTCCACTATACCACAAAATGCTTTTCTAAGATTTGTGCTATCTTTATAGTATCTGGCAATTATGGAACAGGCTTCACTTTTAGCCAAAAGAAGGACTCATCACTAGGACATGAATTACTTTTAGCTCAGACAAGCCACaaaaagtacagcctcaaatGAATGTTCAAGGctctcaaaacacacacacacacatacacacacacacacacacacaacccaccaccaccaccaccaccaataacACAGATAGAAACCACAGACCAGTGTTCTTAATTTCCAGTTATGGCTTGTCATGAAGAGTCCCCTCTCTTATGTATCTCTGtgccacaaagaaaagaaaaagatgtgtaTAATTCTAGTTTTAACACCAAGCGAgaccctttcctttctctctgtgaaCGCTTCAGGGGTTTGTCACTGCCCCCAGAAAATGTACTATCAAGCCCCACAACACTACCTACGTGACTTTTTACAGAACAAGGAAGTTGCTGCTGCCTGTCTTTTACAGCGGCCACATGCACAGGCTTCTCAGTGCAAACCACAGCAGCTTGGGTTTGCTAAGAGTCCTACCACCAGAGCAAATGTGCAAAGAGGCTCTCAGTCATCAGCCACCAAAGGAGGAAACAAATACCTCACATGGCACACAGAGAAAGCAAATGCTCTGACAGGGTGTtgcctagagcttccagaaaagGAAGTGACAGGTAGCAAACCAGATCCAGGACAGAGTGAATTCTTCATCTGGTGAACCCACACAAGGCTGTAGCCTTGCTGATCTCAAAGGTCAAAAAAATACAGCAGATGCATTGCTCCCATGGATAGGGAAATATAACTATTTGAAATGCCTTCCATCACCATAAAATTTTGGTGCATTTAAATAATACTTAGATCTTGTACATTTATCATATGCATTTTTCCATGTTACAAGCAACTAGATTTTCTCTCAAAACTCTGTAATACAAGCTAAGCAAATCCTCCAAAAATTATATCTGTTGGAGAAATCACTGACATTGTTCACCCCCATATACAGTCATATACAGAAGACATCCTTTTGAACGGTTACATCCCTCTGATTTCCAATCTTTGGGTCAGAGAATTAGCCTAAACAAAGGCATCTTTAGAAAACCAGATCTAATTTCTTTATAGCAAAAAGGAACAGCACCCTAGCAATACAGTACACAAATGGAAGATGGCTGACAGGAGAAAAACCAGGCTCTGAGCTGACATTATTTTGGCCAATGTGTTCTTTAGCTACCTGTTTCTATCCAGTGAGGGGCAGCACTGATTTTTCTTcccaatgaagaaagaaagacagaaagaaagaaagaaaagaaaaaagaaaagaagagaaaagaaaaaaagaaatggagaggaagagagagggggggagggaagaagggagggagggaaaaagagaaagagagagagaaagggagaaagggagagagagagaaagcaaaagcaaaagatgagagagagagggagagaaggaaagaaagagagagagggggagagggagggaggggaggaaattaGCATATCTTCCAAACTATATTATGTAAGAAATCATTAAGTATATAGGAATGTAGTTTAGGACTTCCCTTCCAAGCAGCTGGGGTCCAGAGTGAGTCTGCAGACCTCCTAGCTCCTATTTTAGGTATTTTAGGAGGAGGGGGGGAACTGTTTTGGGACTGAATCACTTTCCAAAGAATGCATTCAGTGTCCATCGACCAATCCCTCATATCTCTGCCTCTCCTGGGCTGCTGAGCTGGTCTTCTCCTTGCCTAGACACCTGACAGTTCCAGAGCTTGGAAATAAGAGCTTGAAAGACAGCTGAAAAAAGATCATGTGTTAGGAGGatgcggcgggggaggggggggggaggctgtTGTACTTAACTGGaattattaaagttaaaaaccAAACTAGAAGCAGCCTATGGCAGATCAAGAAAGGCCAAAACTTCTTTGATACTCTTTCCTTCAAGAGATGGGGTCTCTTGGGGTCTGGTCTGTTGGGCCACcagtctcttgtctctctcttcagCAATGGTGAGATGGATACCCTTTCCACAGGGAAGAGAAATCCATGGTTTGTTGCCTTTGCCAATAACAAAAATGTTGTGGAGAGCTGGGTGGCAAAGCTGTTGCCATTGGCATCTTTCACGTGAATTACATCAAAAGAACCagggtgtctctctctgttgatgATCACACCAATTCTTTCCAGGTTAGCACCTCCGGTCACCATAGAGAACTTACCAGTATCAAACTTGATGAAATCAGTAATCTTTCCAGTCTCCAAATCAAGACAAATAATTTAGCACAAATAATTTAGAATGGTGTCACTCACCTGGATGAGGGGATCAGGACAGCGGATGGTGCAAGCATCATGGATCACCAGATGAGGGATTCCTTTTGTCTCCACAAAGATCTTTCTCACTTTCCACAACTTATACTTGGCCTTCTCAGGTGTAATCCGATGAACAGCAAAGCGACCCTTGGTGTCATAGATCAGATGGAAATTCTCCCCACTCTTGTCAGTGCTGATGACATCCATAAAACCAGCAGGGTAGGTTATATCAGTTCTGACCTTGCCATCAATCTTAATAAAACACTGCAAACAGATCTTTACTTCATCCCCTGTTAGGGCATACTTAAGCCTGTTCCTTAGGAAAATGATGAGATGGAGTCACTATCTCAGCTTATGGGGACCAGTAGATGGGTGAGGGGCAAACACACAGGTCAATTTATCCAGCATCCACTGCTTTGGAACTGCTACACACTTCAGATGCTTCTTGGGACCATGAACCATGGCTGCGCTAAGCACAAAAAGAGGACCACCCCCTTCTGGTCATGAGCTGTAATGCTTATTTGAAATCACCAGGTTTATGGTAGTTTGcatacagcaatagataactagtaCACAGCCTCTGAGAagagtacataattttaaaaacaaaatctccaaTTACAGAAAACTCAAtatattccaaattttaaaaaccagttaaAAAGTTTTACTATAATCTAAGTGTAAATGTTCCATAATACGTATAAGGGAAGAGGAAAGCTAGGGAGCAAAAGTATGCACCTCTTGCCTGGTTGGTAAGTCTTCCCAAAACAGATATCATGTAATAGGTATGTTTCTGAAAGTTGTCTATAAGTTACATCATTGTAAATCTTTGCAACAAATATCAACTGAGTAAGGCTACATGTCACTCACTGTGTTAACCACGAAGGTTGTAATAATGATCAAAATAGCATTTCTGCCCTTGAGAATCTTGCTCTCTAGTGGACAACTGACTAGttaatacagaaatttttaaatggatttaaatCAAGAGTTAGCAAACCTTTTCTATAAAGgaccacatagtaaatatttcaggctttgcaaGCCAATTTTGCCAAAATAGAGCAAAAGCAGCTTTAGACAATACGTAAATGAATGAGAGCAACTgaattccaataaaacttcatttttggaCACAAAAATTTGGATGTCATATAACTTTCatgtatcttaaaatattattcttcttttgattttttcaaccgtttggaaatgtaaaaacaattctGTACAATAGGCAGTAAACTGGAGTTGACCCTCGGGCCATAGTCTGCCAAACACTAGTTTTGATTTTGATTGGATTGACCTAAAGCAGGTGGaacttgcaaaataaataaataaataaaagtttagtaCTATCAGATGGGTTTACTGTTTTGGATTGCCATGGATACAAATAATAATCTTCtttctatttctgatttctttcatgcATAGGGGCATGAGTCTGCAAGGCTTAGATGATTTACCAAGGAGGAGCTCTGCGGAGCATCAAGGACTCAGAAGAAGGGCAAAGTCACCCTATGAGGGAAGGAAACATAGAGATGGAGCTGGAGGACACATGAGCAAAGGAAGCCTGAGGTTGTGTGATTGTTAAGCAAAAAGTAGTCAAATAGCAGAAGTGGGACTTTAGGGGAAAGGACAGAGTGCCAGTATTTAAGAAAAATCTCCCTGCTTTGTAAACACTGAGTGCCCTTAGGTAAAGCTCCTCTTGGAACATACTTAAGACACCTAGAGCCAGGCAAATTGGAAGAACTGAgataaataaagagaatttaagaaGACATTCTTGCTGCTGAATGGCTATTTCTGGTTATTTTCATCAGGTTGCCACTCACTTCTCCTTTAAACTTTGCCATTTTACTTTACACTCAAATAAGCTCATTTTGACAAGAGACTCGCTAAAAGTCCAATGCTTTGCATACTaaagttttgtttctgttttgtttttatacaaaGAACCTTCAAAAATGATTGAAAAATCTATGCAGTTCTCCAGAGGAAGTCTGTTGGCAACCTCCCCACCACCAGCA harbors:
- the LOC118547621 gene encoding LOW QUALITY PROTEIN: small ribosomal subunit protein eS4, X isoform-like (The sequence of the model RefSeq protein was modified relative to this genomic sequence to represent the inferred CDS: substituted 2 bases at 2 genomic stop codons), whose translation is MVHGPKKHLKCVAVPKQWMLDKLTCVFAPHPSTGPHKLRXXLHLIIFLRNRLKYALTGDEVKICLQCFIKIDGKVRTDITYPAGFMDVISTDKSGENFHLIYDTKGRFAVHRITPEKAKYKLWKVRKIFVETKGIPHLVIHDACTIRCPDPLIQRSKKKMDDIDERQAA